From a single Asticcacaulis sp. MM231 genomic region:
- a CDS encoding urea carboxylase-associated family protein, translating to MTNIISPRTGAAFRLNKGQRLRVIDPQGEQVSDMLAFNAADTDEVISSGRTLDYASKLFLTTGDPLYSNRSNIMLRIIEDRVGRHDFLLTPCSKDTFRIIYGDKHPHHGCFGNLSHALEPYGIKPDQIPVAFNIFMNVQVNGENGALTVDPPLSKAGDHILFEADMDLIVALTACSALQSNNYAFKPIHYAVEG from the coding sequence ATGACGAACATCATCTCCCCGCGCACCGGCGCCGCCTTCCGCCTCAACAAGGGCCAAAGACTGCGCGTGATTGATCCGCAGGGCGAACAGGTTTCCGACATGCTGGCCTTCAATGCCGCTGATACGGATGAGGTGATCTCGTCGGGGCGCACACTCGACTACGCGTCCAAGCTTTTCCTGACCACCGGCGATCCGCTCTATTCCAATCGCAGCAACATCATGCTGCGGATTATAGAGGATAGGGTCGGTCGCCATGATTTCCTTTTGACGCCGTGCTCGAAGGATACCTTCCGCATCATCTATGGCGATAAGCACCCGCATCACGGCTGTTTTGGCAACCTGTCGCACGCTCTGGAGCCTTACGGCATCAAGCCAGACCAGATTCCGGTCGCCTTCAACATCTTCATGAACGTGCAGGTCAATGGCGAAAACGGTGCGCTTACGGTCGATCCGCCGCTCAGCAAGGCGGGCGATCATATTCTTTTTGAGGCCGATATGGACCTGATCGTGGCGCTGACCGCCTGCTCGGCCTTGCAGTCGAACAACTACGCCTTCAAGCCTATTCATTATGCCGTGGAGGGTTAA
- a CDS encoding TonB-dependent receptor: MMGVAKAALLTSVALLATAPVAALAQDATPDAAPVASEDSTTVIVTAQKREQRLQDVPIVVTTLSAKLLQDAGVRDIKDMQILTPGLTVTSTQNETLTTARIRGVGTVGDNPGLESSVGVVVDGVYRPRNGVGFGDLGEMERIEVLKGPQGTLFGKNTSAGVINIITKKPSFTFGAEGEATFGNYGAQGYSASVTGPIVQDLVAGRLYIAKRSHDGYTDVDTGVGPRTLKSDQDQDFTTARGQLLFTPSADAEIRVIGDFSHRDEYCCVAAQTRTGPTGAIIQALSANHGLATTADPAARLAYSNRDTHQVVRDGGVSVEGNFKLNGLWDSTLTTVTGIRDWKATNGQDLDYTGADILYRKDNGDFNARFKTFSQEVRLAGSTEHLNWLVGGFYVKEDLTRANSYVYGSSYEPYIGLLLSSGTDPAFVSKLTGRAYGTNFKAGEQARDHYTQSDESYAFFTNNSWKVNNALELTMGLRYTHEKKSMTALYTNSDNGVGCGTGVQKYGQAAALLAAKGGNTTAAVLAGANPYWVGAIATGKASTLVGALCPFWANPAFNNRNVADSQSDGDLSGTLKAAWHVTDDVMLYGSYARGYKAGGFNLDRAQTGITPDTNLWFDPETVDSYELGLKTALFDGALALNITAFDQQYQNFQLNTFLGTAFVVESIPDLKSQGFDADVYWRTPIAGLSFQGGISYADTKYGDFTAADLDNPTHFPGLSLLPGAQVSFAPKWTSSGAITWGHTFGKIRTSANLTAKYTSDYNTGSDLLPFKAQDSYTLVNARLALGAADRAWTVEIWGQNLTDVSYKQVVINAPLQGSGFQSTVQADGTYYNQSLDTNTYDAFLGAPKTYGVTLRVKY; this comes from the coding sequence ATGATGGGTGTCGCCAAGGCCGCCCTGTTGACAAGCGTCGCCCTGCTTGCCACCGCGCCGGTTGCAGCCCTGGCTCAGGACGCCACACCTGACGCCGCTCCCGTCGCCTCCGAAGACTCAACCACCGTTATCGTGACGGCGCAAAAGCGCGAGCAGCGCCTGCAGGATGTGCCGATCGTTGTCACCACCCTGTCGGCCAAGCTGCTGCAGGACGCCGGTGTCCGCGACATCAAGGATATGCAGATCCTGACACCTGGCCTGACCGTAACCTCGACCCAGAACGAAACCCTGACCACGGCCCGCATTCGCGGCGTCGGCACGGTCGGTGATAACCCCGGCTTGGAATCCTCGGTGGGGGTGGTGGTCGATGGTGTCTACCGTCCGCGTAACGGCGTGGGCTTTGGCGATCTCGGCGAAATGGAACGCATCGAAGTCCTGAAAGGCCCGCAAGGCACGCTATTCGGCAAGAACACCTCCGCCGGCGTCATCAACATCATCACCAAGAAGCCGTCCTTCACCTTCGGCGCAGAAGGCGAGGCCACCTTTGGCAATTACGGCGCGCAGGGCTATTCCGCCTCTGTGACCGGCCCGATCGTTCAGGATCTGGTCGCAGGTCGCCTCTATATCGCCAAGCGCTCGCATGACGGTTACACCGATGTCGATACCGGCGTTGGCCCGCGCACGCTCAAATCCGATCAGGATCAGGACTTCACCACGGCGCGTGGCCAGTTGCTGTTTACTCCGAGCGCCGACGCTGAAATCCGCGTCATTGGTGATTTCAGTCACCGCGATGAATATTGCTGCGTCGCCGCCCAGACCCGCACCGGTCCGACCGGCGCCATCATTCAGGCCCTGAGCGCGAATCATGGCCTAGCCACCACGGCCGATCCGGCAGCGCGCTTGGCCTATTCCAACCGCGACACCCATCAGGTGGTGCGCGACGGCGGCGTTTCGGTCGAAGGCAACTTCAAACTCAATGGCCTGTGGGATTCGACCCTGACCACCGTCACCGGCATCCGTGACTGGAAGGCCACCAACGGTCAGGATCTCGACTATACCGGCGCCGACATTCTCTACCGCAAGGACAACGGCGACTTCAACGCCCGCTTCAAGACCTTCTCGCAGGAAGTCCGTCTGGCCGGTTCCACCGAGCACCTGAACTGGCTGGTCGGCGGCTTCTACGTCAAGGAAGACCTGACCCGCGCTAACTCCTACGTTTATGGTTCGTCCTATGAGCCCTATATCGGCCTGCTGCTTTCCAGCGGCACGGACCCGGCCTTCGTCTCCAAGCTGACCGGTCGTGCTTACGGCACCAACTTCAAGGCGGGTGAGCAGGCGCGCGACCACTACACCCAGTCGGATGAAAGCTATGCTTTCTTCACCAACAACTCTTGGAAGGTGAACAACGCCCTCGAACTGACCATGGGCCTGCGCTACACCCACGAAAAGAAGAGCATGACCGCGCTCTATACCAACAGCGATAATGGCGTCGGTTGCGGCACCGGCGTGCAGAAATACGGTCAGGCGGCGGCCCTTCTGGCGGCCAAGGGCGGCAACACCACGGCGGCGGTTCTGGCCGGTGCCAATCCTTACTGGGTCGGGGCCATCGCCACCGGCAAGGCCAGCACTTTAGTCGGCGCGCTCTGTCCCTTCTGGGCCAACCCGGCCTTTAACAACCGCAACGTCGCCGACAGCCAGTCCGACGGCGATCTGTCCGGCACGCTCAAGGCGGCCTGGCATGTCACCGATGATGTCATGCTCTATGGCTCCTATGCCCGTGGCTACAAGGCCGGCGGCTTTAACCTCGATCGCGCCCAGACCGGCATCACGCCAGATACCAATCTGTGGTTCGATCCTGAAACGGTCGATTCCTATGAACTGGGTCTAAAAACGGCCCTGTTCGATGGCGCCCTGGCGCTCAATATCACCGCCTTCGACCAGCAGTATCAGAACTTCCAGCTCAACACCTTCCTCGGCACGGCCTTTGTGGTCGAATCGATCCCCGATCTGAAATCGCAGGGCTTCGACGCCGATGTTTACTGGCGCACGCCGATCGCGGGCCTGAGCTTCCAGGGGGGTATCTCCTACGCCGACACCAAGTATGGCGATTTCACCGCGGCCGATCTCGACAATCCGACGCATTTCCCCGGCCTGTCCCTGCTGCCAGGCGCTCAGGTATCGTTTGCACCGAAGTGGACCTCCTCAGGGGCGATCACCTGGGGCCATACCTTCGGCAAGATCCGCACCTCGGCCAATCTGACAGCCAAGTACACCTCGGACTACAATACCGGTTCCGATTTGCTGCCGTTCAAGGCGCAGGACAGCTATACGCTCGTCAACGCCCGTCTGGCGTTGGGTGCGGCCGACCGGGCCTGGACTGTCGAAATTTGGGGCCAGAACCTGACGGATGTGTCCTACAAGCAGGTGGTCATCAATGCGCCGCTGCAAGGCTCGGGCTTCCAGTCGACGGTTCAGGCGGACGGCACCTATTATAACCAGTCGCTCGATACCAATACCTATGACGCCTTCTTGGGTGCGCCGAAGACCTATGGTGTTACCCTCCGCGTCAAGTACTAG
- a CDS encoding glycine zipper domain-containing protein — protein sequence MTRFTTLKMPALALAAAAMTFCTGVSLAVSASAEPQPYVADGRYDGYCYVKKSDLAGKDAAIGAAAGALAGGLLGKKGDKTKSAVIGGAVGGAAGYVIGKNSNEKVRCRNASYYVYNKGFYEPAARPDHRVVYFEDRPAGMNYYYITSKGKVLRYKG from the coding sequence ATGACTCGTTTCACCACCCTCAAAATGCCCGCCCTGGCGCTGGCAGCCGCCGCCATGACCTTCTGCACCGGCGTCAGCCTGGCCGTTTCCGCCTCAGCCGAACCTCAGCCCTACGTGGCTGACGGCCGCTATGACGGCTATTGCTACGTCAAGAAGTCGGACCTGGCCGGCAAGGACGCCGCCATCGGCGCTGCCGCCGGTGCACTGGCCGGTGGCCTGCTCGGCAAAAAGGGCGACAAGACCAAGTCGGCCGTCATCGGCGGCGCGGTTGGTGGCGCGGCCGGTTATGTGATTGGCAAGAACTCCAACGAAAAAGTCCGCTGCCGCAATGCCAGCTATTATGTTTATAACAAGGGCTTTTATGAGCCCGCAGCACGCCCTGATCACCGCGTGGTCTACTTTGAAGATCGTCCGGCGGGCATGAACTATTACTACATCACGTCCAAGGGCAAGGTCCTGCGCTACAAGGGCTAA
- a CDS encoding long-chain-acyl-CoA synthetase → MRLVANIKRDFVFLKRLIRILRRIKSVNPDSHNLVCDDFEAAATKFPTNTAITFEGKSLTYQQLDTMANRYAHWGRQRGLKPGDTVALFLPNRLDYLAIWIGLNKIGVVSALINNSLTGPGLAHCINISVASLTIVDQTTRTCFQEIESQVERHQALWVLDLARDDESENCRSLDAALKGVSSVRPDREFRSSLTAHSVALYIYTSGTTGLPKAAKISNARAQLYMKAFAGLTSMKPDDKLYCVLPLYHSTGGLCAIGAALLNGAGLVLKRKFSASQFWSDVRSQGITHIVYIGELCRYLTNSPPAPNPDDETKHKVRMVFGNGMRPEVWDHFKARFRIKDVLEFYGSTEGNVSLFNLDGHSGAIARVPKFLKKSFNVRLVRFDVESEMPDRQSNGLCYECKPGEIGEAIGQIAGDARHAFSGYADKAASQKKILTDVFKKGDQWFRTGDLMKQDKAGYLYFIDRIGDTFRWKGENVSTSEVAEYSAAAPGVEEAIIYGVVVPNQDGKAGMASLITREGFDLKTFKDFVDSKLPTWARPKFIRLLHDAETTGTFKYKKMDLIKVGYDITLTTDPIYVCIGEDFVPLTAEILADIAADKIRF, encoded by the coding sequence ATGCGCCTAGTCGCCAATATCAAGCGTGATTTCGTCTTCCTGAAGCGCCTGATACGTATCCTGCGCCGCATCAAGAGCGTCAATCCGGATTCACACAATCTGGTCTGCGACGATTTCGAAGCCGCGGCCACGAAGTTCCCCACCAATACCGCCATCACCTTTGAGGGCAAGTCGCTCACCTATCAGCAGCTTGATACCATGGCCAACCGCTACGCCCACTGGGGGCGTCAGCGTGGCCTCAAGCCCGGCGATACGGTGGCCCTGTTCTTGCCCAATCGGCTCGATTACCTGGCCATCTGGATCGGTCTCAACAAGATCGGCGTCGTCAGCGCGCTGATCAACAATTCACTCACCGGCCCCGGTCTGGCGCATTGCATCAATATCTCCGTGGCCAGCCTGACCATTGTAGATCAGACGACCCGCACCTGTTTCCAGGAGATCGAGAGCCAGGTTGAACGTCATCAGGCGCTATGGGTGCTTGATCTGGCGCGCGACGATGAAAGCGAAAACTGCCGCAGTCTTGATGCGGCGCTCAAGGGCGTGTCGAGCGTGCGTCCTGATCGTGAGTTCCGCAGCAGCCTGACCGCCCATTCGGTCGCGCTCTATATCTACACCTCAGGCACGACGGGCCTGCCAAAAGCGGCCAAGATTTCCAACGCCCGCGCCCAGCTCTATATGAAGGCCTTCGCCGGTCTGACCAGCATGAAGCCGGACGATAAGCTTTACTGCGTGCTCCCGCTTTATCATTCGACCGGCGGCCTTTGCGCCATCGGCGCGGCCCTGCTCAATGGCGCCGGTCTGGTTCTCAAGCGCAAGTTCTCGGCCAGCCAGTTCTGGAGTGATGTGCGTAGCCAGGGGATCACCCACATCGTCTATATCGGCGAACTGTGCCGTTACCTGACCAACTCTCCGCCGGCGCCAAATCCGGATGACGAAACCAAGCACAAGGTGCGTATGGTCTTCGGTAACGGCATGCGCCCGGAAGTCTGGGATCATTTCAAGGCGCGCTTCCGCATCAAGGACGTGCTCGAATTCTACGGCTCGACCGAAGGCAATGTGTCGCTGTTCAATCTCGACGGCCATTCTGGCGCCATCGCCCGCGTGCCCAAGTTCCTCAAGAAGAGCTTCAACGTGCGGCTGGTGCGCTTTGATGTCGAGAGCGAGATGCCGGATCGGCAGTCGAACGGTCTGTGCTACGAATGCAAGCCGGGTGAGATCGGCGAGGCCATCGGCCAGATCGCCGGCGATGCCCGCCATGCGTTCTCGGGCTATGCCGACAAGGCGGCGTCGCAGAAGAAGATACTGACCGACGTCTTCAAGAAGGGCGACCAGTGGTTCCGCACCGGCGACCTGATGAAGCAGGACAAGGCCGGCTATCTCTATTTCATCGACCGCATCGGCGACACCTTCCGCTGGAAGGGTGAAAACGTCTCGACCTCGGAAGTGGCCGAATACAGCGCCGCCGCGCCGGGTGTCGAGGAAGCCATCATCTATGGCGTCGTGGTGCCCAATCAGGACGGTAAGGCCGGCATGGCCTCGCTGATCACCCGCGAAGGCTTCGACCTGAAGACGTTCAAGGACTTCGTCGACAGCAAGCTCCCGACCTGGGCGCGTCCGAAGTTTATCCGGTTGCTGCACGATGCCGAAACGACGGGTACATTCAAGTACAAGAAGATGGACCTGATCAAGGTGGGCTACGACATCACACTGACGACCGATCCGATCTACGTCTGTATCGGCGAGGATTTCGTGCCGCTGACGGCTGAGATTTTAGCCGATATCGCCGCCGACAAGATCCGGTTCTAA
- the bla gene encoding class A beta-lactamase: protein MLSRRGILIGGAAAAVLPLAACSEKVTQALGFAQRMIEIQKRHGGRVGVSALTGSSTANSEANGSLSIQSTERFAMCSTFKWVLAAAILQQVDQGKLKVAQAVKYGAKDLLDYAPVTKMHVAKGAMTIGDLCSAAVALSDNTAANLLLPLIGGPAGLTAYVRGLGDSITRFDRNEPSLNTNIDGDERDTTTPEAMSNLLRTVFTGPLLKPESLKRLKDWMVATTTGKGRIPAGLPAGAVLGHKTGSGANNATNDVGVIWLPGKDPVFLSIYTTGGTLDDAGRDQVIADITRLVFDTLAFVTTLDDKTSGSAKS, encoded by the coding sequence GTGCTGTCGCGTCGTGGCATCCTGATCGGCGGTGCGGCGGCGGCCGTCTTGCCGCTTGCCGCCTGTTCGGAAAAGGTGACGCAGGCGCTTGGTTTCGCCCAGCGCATGATCGAGATCCAGAAGCGCCATGGTGGCCGCGTTGGCGTTTCCGCGTTGACCGGAAGTTCTACGGCCAATTCTGAAGCCAATGGGTCTTTGAGCATCCAGTCGACCGAGCGCTTCGCCATGTGCTCGACCTTCAAATGGGTGCTGGCAGCCGCCATCCTCCAGCAGGTCGATCAGGGCAAGCTCAAGGTGGCGCAGGCGGTCAAATATGGCGCGAAAGACCTGCTCGATTATGCCCCGGTAACCAAAATGCACGTCGCCAAGGGCGCAATGACCATCGGCGACCTGTGTTCGGCGGCGGTGGCGCTCAGCGACAACACGGCGGCCAACTTGCTGTTGCCGCTGATCGGCGGACCGGCCGGTCTGACCGCCTACGTGCGCGGCCTTGGTGACAGCATCACGCGCTTCGATCGTAACGAGCCGTCGCTCAATACCAATATCGACGGGGATGAACGCGACACCACCACGCCGGAGGCCATGAGCAATCTGTTGCGCACGGTCTTCACCGGTCCTCTTCTCAAGCCCGAAAGCCTTAAACGGCTCAAGGACTGGATGGTGGCGACCACCACCGGCAAGGGCCGCATTCCCGCTGGTCTTCCCGCCGGTGCGGTGCTGGGCCACAAGACCGGCAGCGGCGCCAACAACGCCACCAATGATGTTGGCGTCATATGGCTGCCCGGCAAGGACCCGGTGTTCCTGTCGATCTACACCACGGGCGGCACGCTCGATGATGCCGGCCGCGATCAGGTCATTGCCGACATCACCCGTCTGGTTTTCGATACGCTGGCCTTCGTCACCACGCTCGATGACAAAACGTCTGGCAGTGCAAAGTCTTGA
- a CDS encoding glutaminase: MKHTASLDDVLAEVAVLVRPHFGKGRTASYIPQLAGVDPTKFGMAICTIKGEESVIGDADEPFSAQSITKLFSLGLALNAIGDEVWTRVGKEPSGTPFNYLSQLEQEEGIPRNPFINPGALAVTDILLDVVKSPDAFVRDFMGMLANAPLTIDEAVAASELETGHKNRAITNLMRGFGTITHPVDAVMEAYCRQCAVTITCRQLARAALPLAAKGFSPIVEETVFHERLNRRLNALLLTCGIYDSVGSFAYRVGLPAKSGVGGGIVAVVPGQAAVAVWSPELDRFGTSVVGASALEHFSQLTNCSVL, translated from the coding sequence TTGAAACATACCGCCTCTCTTGATGACGTGCTGGCCGAGGTCGCTGTTCTGGTTCGGCCGCACTTCGGCAAGGGACGGACGGCGAGCTATATCCCGCAACTGGCCGGCGTCGATCCGACGAAGTTCGGCATGGCGATCTGCACGATCAAAGGCGAGGAAAGCGTCATCGGCGATGCCGACGAGCCGTTTTCGGCCCAGAGCATCACCAAGCTGTTCTCGCTCGGTCTGGCGCTTAACGCCATCGGCGACGAGGTGTGGACCCGCGTCGGCAAGGAGCCTTCGGGAACGCCTTTCAACTACCTGTCGCAGCTTGAGCAGGAGGAAGGCATTCCGCGCAATCCCTTTATCAATCCGGGCGCGCTGGCCGTTACCGATATCCTGCTCGATGTCGTCAAATCGCCCGATGCCTTCGTGCGCGACTTCATGGGGATGCTGGCCAACGCCCCGCTGACCATAGATGAAGCCGTGGCGGCCTCTGAATTAGAGACGGGCCACAAGAACCGCGCTATCACCAATCTGATGCGTGGTTTCGGCACCATCACCCATCCGGTCGATGCGGTGATGGAGGCCTATTGCCGGCAATGCGCCGTCACCATCACCTGTCGCCAACTGGCGCGCGCGGCCCTGCCTCTGGCTGCCAAAGGCTTCTCGCCGATCGTCGAGGAAACTGTCTTCCACGAACGCCTCAACCGCCGGCTCAATGCGCTTCTGCTGACCTGCGGCATCTACGATTCGGTTGGCTCGTTCGCCTATCGCGTTGGGCTGCCGGCGAAAAGCGGCGTCGGCGGTGGCATCGTGGCGGTAGTGCCCGGACAGGCCGCCGTCGCCGTCTGGTCGCCCGAACTCGACCGTTTCGGCACCAGCGTGGTCGGCGCTTCGGCGCTGGAGCATTTCAGCCAACTCACCAACTGCTCGGTGCTGTAA
- a CDS encoding lipolytic enzyme, G-D-S-L, which yields MRYPAAVACCLMILSCKAQAQIVKPIEGVPADSAVANIHVGGRVVRHATSDGRVVYEHQWPGIYFESRFEGQRVYLSFKDTWNEYRLLIDDLPLVTIAQPGDSQFEVSDLPPGVHQVRLEKVTESIDHAATFGGFYIPADEKALSVKARARQIEFIGDSSMTGYGNRSASQICTSEKVRLTTDTQQGFAALTAKHFNADYQINAISGRGLIRNYGGFAPDYAMSKVYPFSLLDKIAPYEGDGWHPQIIMVKLNADYAKPLTDGEAWKNQKALNADYAKAFRSFAVELHRRYPQAAFLMWGTNISRIKDQKALDAVLAWQSSLTDEARRIGINSVGFVPIATELENAGCDYHPSLAGHRALATALTNYIEAHPQLWQGH from the coding sequence ATGCGGTATCCGGCGGCTGTTGCGTGTTGTCTGATGATATTGAGCTGCAAGGCGCAGGCACAAATTGTCAAACCGATTGAGGGAGTGCCGGCGGACAGCGCGGTGGCGAATATCCATGTCGGCGGACGCGTTGTACGTCATGCCACGTCGGACGGGCGCGTGGTCTATGAGCATCAATGGCCTGGAATCTATTTTGAAAGCCGTTTTGAAGGTCAAAGAGTTTATCTGTCCTTCAAAGACACATGGAATGAATATCGTTTGTTGATTGACGATCTGCCACTAGTGACTATTGCGCAGCCGGGAGACAGTCAATTTGAAGTCAGCGATTTGCCTCCGGGTGTTCATCAGGTGCGGTTGGAAAAAGTCACAGAAAGTATCGATCATGCGGCTACTTTCGGTGGCTTCTATATTCCGGCCGATGAAAAGGCGCTTTCGGTGAAAGCCCGGGCGCGGCAGATCGAATTCATTGGCGATTCCTCAATGACCGGCTACGGCAATCGTTCTGCGAGCCAAATATGTACGAGTGAGAAAGTCCGCCTGACGACGGATACACAGCAGGGCTTTGCCGCGCTTACGGCCAAGCATTTTAACGCCGATTATCAGATCAACGCTATTTCGGGGCGCGGTCTGATCCGCAACTACGGTGGTTTCGCCCCGGACTATGCGATGTCAAAGGTTTATCCTTTCAGTCTGCTCGATAAGATCGCGCCTTATGAAGGTGACGGCTGGCATCCTCAGATTATCATGGTCAAGCTTAACGCAGATTATGCCAAACCGCTGACTGATGGAGAGGCATGGAAAAATCAAAAGGCTCTGAATGCTGATTATGCGAAGGCTTTCCGTTCGTTCGCCGTGGAATTGCATCGGCGCTATCCCCAGGCGGCTTTTCTCATGTGGGGAACTAACATAAGCCGGATAAAGGATCAGAAGGCGCTTGATGCGGTGCTCGCCTGGCAGTCTTCGTTAACAGATGAGGCGCGCCGTATTGGTATCAACTCGGTTGGATTTGTGCCCATTGCGACGGAACTAGAAAACGCAGGCTGCGATTATCATCCAAGCCTCGCAGGTCATCGCGCGTTGGCGACAGCTTTAACAAATTATATCGAGGCTCACCCGCAGTTGTGGCAAGGTCATTGA
- a CDS encoding protein adenylyltransferase SelO family protein: protein MTNPYRPAPLLQRSTLPLHDTVSAADFPQTILRYRNDRAAQSIGLDDLSNSAWIEHFGRFAPLPDNQPAPLALRYHGHQFRHYNPDLGDGRGFLFAQMYDDQDRLLDLGTKGTGKTPWSRGGDGKLTLKGGVREVLATALLEALGVPTSKTFSLIETGEYLVRGDEPSPTRSSVMVRLSHSHIRFGTFERLAYLNDAETMRDLIAFIEDNYYPVPTSSEAVAQDKMSDAAAVFDAVVSASAKLAARWMAAGFVHGVLNTDNMNITGESFDYGPYRFLPAYDPAFTAAYFDHTGLYAYGRQPDAVLWNLGQLGRCLTLITAPEPLIESFNAFHERYEHELGLAICDRLNLIAQADNALLVKAVYALLSDLRAEGSFEGLFYDWFGGVLSENRAMTGPRRDHYAGPSFTAFHEVLQTYETASPEKLEHPRFTQSDPETLLIDEIETLWAQIAMENDWSLFEAKLALIETYRQALGLQ from the coding sequence GTGACTAACCCCTACCGCCCTGCGCCCCTGCTCCAGCGCAGCACGCTGCCCCTTCACGATACCGTCAGTGCCGCCGATTTCCCGCAGACGATCCTGCGCTATCGCAACGACCGTGCGGCGCAGTCGATTGGTCTGGACGATCTGAGTAACAGCGCTTGGATCGAGCATTTCGGCCGCTTTGCTCCCCTGCCCGATAATCAGCCAGCGCCCTTGGCGCTGCGTTACCACGGCCACCAGTTTCGCCACTACAATCCCGATCTCGGCGATGGCCGCGGCTTTCTGTTCGCGCAAATGTATGACGATCAGGACCGCCTGCTCGATCTCGGAACCAAGGGCACGGGCAAGACGCCGTGGTCACGCGGCGGCGACGGCAAGCTGACCCTGAAAGGTGGGGTGCGCGAGGTTCTGGCCACTGCCCTGCTGGAAGCACTCGGTGTACCGACCAGCAAGACCTTTTCGCTGATTGAAACCGGCGAGTATCTGGTGCGCGGTGACGAGCCCTCGCCGACACGCTCCTCGGTCATGGTACGCTTGAGCCACAGCCATATCCGCTTCGGCACCTTCGAGCGGCTGGCCTATCTCAATGATGCCGAGACGATGCGAGATCTGATCGCCTTTATTGAAGACAACTACTACCCCGTGCCCACAAGCAGCGAAGCGGTAGCGCAAGACAAAATGTCCGATGCTGCGGCCGTGTTCGATGCCGTGGTTTCCGCCTCGGCGAAACTGGCGGCGCGCTGGATGGCCGCCGGCTTCGTCCACGGCGTGCTCAATACCGACAATATGAACATCACCGGCGAGAGCTTCGATTATGGCCCTTACCGCTTTCTGCCGGCCTACGATCCGGCCTTCACCGCCGCCTATTTCGACCATACCGGCCTTTACGCCTATGGCCGCCAGCCCGATGCTGTGCTGTGGAACCTGGGCCAGCTTGGCCGCTGCCTGACCCTGATCACAGCGCCCGAGCCCTTGATAGAGAGTTTCAACGCCTTCCACGAACGTTACGAGCACGAGTTGGGCCTGGCCATCTGCGACCGCCTAAACCTTATTGCGCAAGCCGATAATGCGCTGCTGGTGAAAGCCGTCTATGCCCTGCTATCGGATCTACGTGCTGAGGGCAGTTTCGAGGGTTTGTTCTATGACTGGTTTGGCGGTGTGCTGAGCGAAAACCGCGCCATGACGGGCCCGCGCAGAGATCATTATGCTGGCCCGTCCTTCACGGCGTTCCACGAAGTTTTGCAAACCTACGAAACCGCCTCGCCCGAAAAGCTTGAGCATCCGCGTTTTACGCAAAGCGATCCGGAAACCCTGCTGATCGATGAGATCGAGACCCTATGGGCGCAGATCGCGATGGAAAACGACTGGTCGTTGTTCGAGGCCAAGCTTGCGTTGATTGAGACCTATCGTCAGGCGTTAGGACTTCAATGA
- the gntA gene encoding guanitoxin biosynthesis heme-dependent pre-guanitoxin N-hydroxylase GntA yields the protein MLDTMSRPKTQNESQSASDRFQAFIRDKAFIRDKAFPCVGAKSALARHQMNIIEAGDIRCPRDDATVYDKLSEFAINFKAHPDLFQTFVVIFDTRDALSEDSFERALWSRIQALHDIDVKRGYPYDPRVSPDVTSPQFSLSFAGEAFYLVGLHPGASRPARRFLSPAIVFNAHDQFQQLRADGRYETLRENIIGRDVALAGSPNPMLSRHGDSSEAAQYSGRHVEDGWQCPFKP from the coding sequence ATGCTTGACACTATGAGCCGGCCAAAAACCCAAAACGAAAGCCAAAGCGCCAGTGATCGTTTTCAGGCCTTTATCCGCGATAAGGCCTTTATCCGCGATAAGGCCTTTCCCTGCGTCGGCGCGAAGTCAGCGCTGGCCCGTCATCAGATGAACATTATCGAGGCCGGTGATATCCGCTGCCCCCGCGATGACGCCACGGTCTATGATAAGCTCAGCGAATTCGCCATCAATTTCAAGGCGCACCCCGATCTGTTCCAGACCTTCGTGGTCATCTTTGATACAAGGGACGCCCTGTCGGAAGACAGCTTCGAGCGTGCGCTATGGTCACGCATCCAGGCGCTGCACGATATCGACGTCAAGCGTGGCTATCCTTACGATCCGCGCGTCAGCCCGGATGTGACCAGTCCGCAATTCTCGCTGAGCTTCGCCGGTGAGGCCTTCTATCTGGTGGGCCTGCACCCCGGTGCCAGCCGCCCGGCGCGGCGCTTCTTATCACCGGCGATCGTGTTCAACGCCCATGACCAGTTTCAGCAACTGCGCGCCGACGGGCGCTATGAAACCTTGCGTGAGAACATCATCGGCCGCGATGTCGCCCTGGCCGGATCACCCAACCCCATGCTGTCGCGTCATGGCGATAGTTCCGAAGCCGCGCAATACAGTGGCCGCCACGTCGAAGACGGCTGGCAATGCCCTTTCAAACCCTGA